Proteins encoded by one window of Pseudonocardia sp. HH130629-09:
- a CDS encoding xylulokinase: MPLLGIDLGTTSVKAAVFDDDGVRVAAARATHLTARPAPGHAEQHPDDWWSGLTEVVGALGPALAGVTAVGLCAQVDTHLFVDGAGAPVHPAITWQDGRCGAVAATLTERLSSADRARRRGGIGTVDASHAAARAAWLAEHRPDAWDRARRVLAPKDWLLERLTGTAVADPLSSTGLLDPDGRYPDWLDLLVPGLRSMPAPLADPASVAGETTGAGGLPAGLPVAVGTMDAWAALLGGGIAAPGDAIDIAGTSEVLALAATPGGGAPGIVTFPPWRGLHVHAGPTQAGGDALTWASAVLGVAPAELLARAAGAEPGRVLFLPQLAGERAPLWDPDLRAHWLGASFATGSAELCRAVLEGVAHAARHVLGPLESAAGRRPETIAACGGGAASDLWCQIKADVLDRPLRRTAERDAGVLGAAMLAALATGRAASVGELAGRMVRVDREFTPDPRTRGRLDDAHGRYLAAQRALAPLFRPPGG, translated from the coding sequence GTGCCCCTGCTCGGCATCGACCTCGGCACCACCTCGGTCAAGGCGGCGGTCTTCGACGACGACGGCGTCCGCGTCGCCGCGGCCCGCGCCACGCACCTGACCGCGCGTCCCGCGCCCGGGCACGCCGAGCAGCACCCGGACGACTGGTGGTCCGGGCTGACCGAGGTGGTCGGTGCGCTCGGCCCGGCACTGGCCGGGGTGACCGCCGTCGGGCTGTGCGCCCAGGTCGACACCCACCTGTTCGTCGACGGGGCCGGCGCGCCGGTGCACCCGGCGATCACCTGGCAGGACGGTCGGTGCGGCGCGGTCGCGGCGACGCTCACCGAGCGGCTGTCGTCCGCGGACCGGGCCCGGCGCCGTGGCGGGATCGGCACCGTCGACGCCTCGCACGCGGCCGCCCGCGCCGCCTGGCTCGCCGAACACCGGCCCGACGCGTGGGACCGCGCGCGCAGGGTGCTCGCGCCCAAGGACTGGCTGCTCGAACGCCTCACCGGCACCGCCGTGGCCGATCCGCTCTCCTCGACCGGACTCCTCGACCCCGACGGCCGGTACCCGGACTGGCTCGACCTGCTCGTCCCCGGGTTGCGCTCGATGCCGGCGCCCCTGGCCGACCCGGCGTCGGTCGCGGGGGAGACCACCGGCGCGGGCGGGCTCCCGGCGGGGCTGCCCGTCGCCGTCGGGACGATGGACGCCTGGGCGGCGCTGCTCGGCGGCGGGATCGCCGCCCCCGGCGACGCGATCGACATCGCGGGCACCTCGGAGGTCCTGGCCCTCGCCGCGACGCCCGGCGGCGGCGCCCCGGGGATCGTCACGTTTCCGCCGTGGCGCGGGCTGCACGTGCACGCAGGGCCCACCCAGGCCGGCGGCGACGCGCTGACCTGGGCGTCCGCGGTGCTGGGCGTCGCACCGGCCGAGCTGCTGGCCCGGGCCGCCGGCGCCGAACCGGGGCGGGTGCTGTTCCTGCCCCAGCTCGCCGGGGAGCGGGCCCCGCTGTGGGACCCCGACCTGCGCGCGCACTGGCTCGGCGCGAGCTTCGCCACCGGGTCCGCCGAGCTGTGCCGCGCCGTGCTGGAGGGGGTCGCGCACGCCGCCCGGCACGTCCTGGGCCCGCTGGAGTCGGCCGCCGGCCGCCGCCCCGAGACCATCGCCGCCTGTGGCGGTGGCGCGGCGAGCGACCTCTGGTGCCAGATCAAGGCCGACGTGCTGGACCGGCCGCTGCGCCGCACCGCCGAACGCGACGCCGGGGTCCTCGGCGCGGCGATGCTCGCCGCGCTCGCGACCGGCCGGGCCGCCTCGGTCGGTGAGCTCGCCGGACGGATGGTGCGGGTCGACCGCGAGTTCACCCCCGACCCGCGTACCCGCGGCCGCCTGGACGACGCGCACGGCCGCTACCTCGCCGCGCAGCGGGCACTGGCACCGCTGTTCCGCCCGCCGGGTGGATAG